The genomic window TCGATCGACAAGCTCGTCGGCTTCAGCCAGGCGCTGAAGGTCCACGACCCCTTGCCAAATCGCAGGGCCGGCGGGACCTCGACGCGGGCGAAGGTGCCCGGCTGGCCGTCGAACGAGAGGGCCTTGCCCGACGGCGACGCGGACCAGCCGCCGCCGACCGCCGCGTCCAGACGATGCCCCGAGCGATCGGCCGCGATCCTCCCCTCGCCCTCGTTGCACGCGTAATGCAGCAGGAGGCCGTCGTCGGCCGCGGCCGACGTCGCCGGCAGCCAGGAGGCGAGCAGGGCCAGTGTGAATCGCGAGGGGAACATCGTCATGACCTCCGGGAGGGCCGGTGAGGGCGGGCGGGGCGGGGGGAGGGGTCGCCGAGCGGGCGCGTCGCGCATGCGGGCGGCCATCCGCCGGGATGGGAGCCCACGTCGATCCTACGACGCCCCACGCCCCGGGTGGAGAGGATACCGGGGAGGGATGTCGCGGGCGCGATCGGGCCTGCCGGCTTACGCGGAGCCGCGACTTCGAGGTCGTGGCGGGGTCCTCGATACTCGGAGTGGATCCGGACACGCCGGCCTCCCGGCACATCACGGAGCCGGCCCCCTCGGGAATCTCATCCCCCCGACGGCACCACCAGGTCCGCCCGGCTGGCGCAGTCGTCGGCCAGGACGACGCCGGCGTTGCGGCGGTCGTTGGTGTCGGCGCGGCGGTAGGCGGCCTCGGGCGTGTCCTCCAGGCCGACGGCGAGGTGCCGCGCGGCGACGCGATCCACGGCGGTCTCCAGGTCGCAATCCAGGACGACCGTGAAGTCGAAGAGGTCGGCCATCCGCCAGGAGCGGAGGAGCAGGTACAGGCCCTCGACGATCACCAGCGGCGAGGAGGCGGGCACGACGATCGCGTCCGGCTCCGGGTCCTTGACGGCGTGGTCGAAGGCCGGGAAGAGGCCGTCGCCGTGCGCCTTCAGGCGCGCCAGGTCGGCCCGCAGGGCGTCCGGGTCGAACGTATCCGGCGCGCCGCGGCGGGCCAGGCCGTCGGCCGTCAGCGCGGAGCGGGGGAGGTGGTAGCCGTCCATCGGGACGACCACGGCGCCGGGGACCATGGCCGCGAGGGCACCGGCGACCGTGCTCTTGCCGGAGCCCGGGATGCCCACGATCGCGACGAGGCGGGGCGCGGGCTCGCGACGTTCCAACGATCCGAGGATCGTCGAGGCGGCCGCCTCCACGCCATCGGCACTCCTGCTCATCCCTCCGCTCCCCTCACGCCAGCCGGGCCTCGATGTCTTCCAGGGTGCCGCCCTTGGTCTCGGGCATGAGCGTCAGCGCGAAGACGAGCTGGAGGCCCATCATCGCGGCGAAGAACCCGAAGGCGCCCGCCCCGGACCACCGGGCGATCGCCGGGAAGGTCCAGCTCACGAGCGCCGCCATGAACCAGTGGGTGAAGCTCCCGAGCGCCTGCCCCTTCGCGCGGACGGCGTTCGGGAAGATCTCCGCGATGAAGACCCAGATCACCGCCCCCTGGCTGAAGGCGTGCGACGCCTGGAAGGCGAGCAGGCCGGCCAGCACGATCAGGCCGCCGGTGCGGTCGAAATTGCCGCCGTAGTGATGGAAGGCCCAGGCGACCGCCCCGAGGCT from Aquisphaera giovannonii includes these protein-coding regions:
- a CDS encoding AAA family ATPase, giving the protein MSRSADGVEAAASTILGSLERREPAPRLVAIVGIPGSGKSTVAGALAAMVPGAVVVPMDGYHLPRSALTADGLARRGAPDTFDPDALRADLARLKAHGDGLFPAFDHAVKDPEPDAIVVPASSPLVIVEGLYLLLRSWRMADLFDFTVVLDCDLETAVDRVAARHLAVGLEDTPEAAYRRADTNDRRNAGVVLADDCASRADLVVPSGG